CTACTCCTACCCGCTCGTCGCCGCGTCCGTCGTCGCCTTCCTCTCCGCCCTCCTCGCCTACGACCGCTACGACCGCGCTCTCCGCCTCTCCACCACCCAGTGGGCCGCCGCTCTCGCCCTCGGCGGCGTCCTCGCCTACGGCACCGTCGGAACCTACGCCCTCCGCGAACAGTTCACGAACGTCGAAACCCTCCTCGACGCCTTCTACTACACGCTCGTCACCGCCTCCACCGTCGGCTACGGCGACATGCTCCCCGCCTCTCAGGTCGCCCGCGTCTTCGCCCTCTCCGTCCTCGTCCTCGGCGTCGCCTCCTTCGGTATCGCCCTCGGCGCACTCATCGGCCCCGCCATCGAAGCCCGCTTCGCCGCCGCACTCGGAAGAATGACCCAATCACAACTCGAATCCCTCGACAACCACGTCATCGTCGCCGGCTACGGCGACCTGACCGAACCGATACTCGAAGAACTCCGCGCCGACGGCGTCGCCTTCCTCGTCGTCACCCCCGACCAGTCCCTCGGCGACACCCTCTCCAACCGCGGCATGAACGTCCTCGTCGCCGACCCCAGCGACGAGGAAGCCTTCGACCGCGGCGGCCTCGACCGCGCCCGCGCCGTCGTCGCCGCCACCAACGACGACGGCGAAGACGCCCTCGCCATCCTCACCGCCCGCCAACTCCGCCCCGACATCCACATCGTCGCCGCCGCCAGCGAACGCGAGAACGAACCCAAACTCAAACGCGCCGGCGCGGACACCGTCATCAGCCCCGCCGTCATCGGCGGCCGCCTCCTCGTCCGCTCCGCCCTCGGCGACCGCGAAGCCGAAACCGTCGCCGACGAAGTCCTCGAAAACGACTAACGCGGTTCTCGCTCCATGAGCGAGAACCGCGGGAAGGCGAACGGCGAGCGGGCGGACCCTTCGGTTCCGCCGAACGAACGGTGGCGAGAACGGAGTTCTCGCTCGAAACCGGAACGCGTCGCGTTCCGGTGACGGCATCGCCGCGAGTCCGGCGACCCGTGAGCCCGCGCGAAACGAGAAGCGGGAGCCGCTTAGAAGCGAGCGGTGAAACCGCGAGCCGGCGGCTGCGTGACGACCTCTACACGGCGAACGAATCGCTCGGCTTCTCGTAACTCACGCTCGGCCCAAGCCGCATCGACGCCGACTCACGCGCCTCGCGGCTCACTCCGAACTGCACATTCCGAATTACGTCTTCCGCGGACTCGCGGCTCGCTTCGCTCACCGCTCGTCTACTCGTGATTCTCGCTCGGTCGCTGGCGCACCCACTCCGAATTACGTCGGCTCGCGTGTCGCTCCCACAGGTCGCTCCCGCTCGCCATCCCGTGATTCTCACTCGGGCCTTCGGCCCTCGCTCCGAATCACGTGCATCACGTGCCCCGATGCACGACGGCGACGTCGGTCTCGACGTCCTGGATGCGTTCGAAGGTGGGGCGGAAGACGAAGCGGCTGGCGGCGGTGCGGTCGGTGGATGCGCCGACGAAGACGAGGTCGTAGTGGGCGTCGTTGCGTTCGACGAAGTCCTCGATGCGGGAGCGGGAGACCCGGGTTTCACAGCGGGAGTCGGCGATTTCGGTGAGGTTGGCGAGCATGGATTCGGCGTCGCGGCGTTCGCTCTCGGCGTCGATGCAGGAGCAGACGCTGACGGTGCCGCTGCGGCCGGCGAGGCGCTGGGCGTAGTCGACCATGGCGTGTGCGATGTCGCTGGCGCGGCGGACGGGGACCATGACGCGTTTCCACTCGGTGCGTTCGGTGTTGGATTTGAAGGCGACGACGTCCATATCGGAGCGGAAAAGCGTGCGGACGAGCGGGGTGATGGTGCCGTCGTCGGTCTCCTCGTAGGGGGTGACGACGAGGTCGCAGTTCGTCTCGTCGGCGGTGCGGAGGACGGTGTCGCCGGTGAGGCCGTCCTCGACGACGACGACGACCTCGCAGGGGACGCCGATGCGCGTCTCGATGCGGTCGGCGCGGCGTTCGAGGGCGCGGGCGGCGTCGGCGGCGGCGCGCGCTTCGTCGTCGACGACGTCGAGGAGGACGACTTTCCCGGCGTCGTGCGCGGCGGCGAGGCGCGCGGCGAACATCCCGGTCGCGGTGACGTGGTCGCCGTGGGCGGGGACGAGCACGTGGTCGTCGCCCTGCGTCGTCCGGTAGAGGTAGCGGGCGCGCTGTTCGTAGAACTCGCGCTTCCAGACGACGAAGACCCCGGCGATGATGGTCGTGGTGACGGCGACGGTGACGACGTAGAGGAAGCTCGTGGAGACGCCGAAGCCGAGGACGGTGATGAAGCGCCCGGGGTCGGTGAGGAGCACGAGGAGGGAGGTGGAGAAGGCAGTGGGGACTTCGAGGTCGAGCGCCCAGGTGAGGAGGCCGGCGAGGAAGATGCCGAGCGCGGCCGCCCACGAGTGCACGCCGATGGCGCTCGTCGGCTCGCTCGCCACGAGAACCGTCGCCTCGACGGCGAGCCACCCGCAGAACGCGCCGAGGCTCATCCCGCCGACGAACTTCCGCGGGTCGGCGTACCGGCCGTCGGGGTCCGCGAAGAGCGTGTACGTCCCGGACGCGAGCGGCGGGAAGAGGAGGAAGGAGACGATCTGGAGTTCGTTCGAGAGGAGCGTGACGAACCCGATGAGGAGCGGGACGAAGAAGAGGACGGACGCGTGCGTGAGGTTGCTCGTGTCCTCTAACCACCGGCGGAGCTCGCGGGCTTCCCGGCGTTCGAGCCGATGCGCGCGACGGCACTCCGCGCGGCATCGACGGCGGAGCCGCTCCAGCATACTCTGAGCCAAACCGACCGGCCGGTTTGTCTCTTTCTGTCCGCACCTACACGCGGCGAAAACGACCGGTCAATCAGCACGCGTAATCCGCCCGCGAAGCCGGCGCGAAGCCGGAAGGCGGAACCGCCACGCGAAGCCGGCGCGCGCACCGCGTGGCGTGCGCTGGACGCGCTTAGGCGAGGTCGGTGACTGCGTCCAGCGTGATGGCGATGGCGCGCTCGACGTTGTTCTTCGCTTTCTCGGGGAGCTCTTCGTCGCTGTCCGCGCCCTTCTGCGTGCCCTCGACGAGGTTGCCGTCGACGGTGCAGATCGCGCCGGCGCGCAGGCCCTTGCGGCGGGCGAGCGAGAAGACCGTCGCGGCCTCCATCTCGACGGCGAGTAGCCCGGCGTCGTTCCACGCGTCGACGAAGTCCTCGCTCTCGTTGTAGAAGGCGTCGTCGCTCACGATGGGGCCGACGTGGACGTCTTCGTCGTTCGCCTCGGCGGCGTCCACGAGGCTCGTGAGGACGCCGTAGTCGGGGACGGCGGGGATGACGGGAGACTCGTAGCGCTTCGACGTCCCCTCCTCTTTCGCCGCGCCGGTCGCGACGATCATGTCGCCGACCTCGATCTCGGATTGGAGCGCGCCGATGGTGCCGACGCGGACGAACGTCTCCACGCCCACTTTGGAGAGCTCTTCCACCGCGATGGCGGCGCTCGGACAGCCGATGCCCGTCGAGCAGATGGTGAGGTCGACGCCGTCGTACGTGGCGTTCACGACCTTGTACTCGCGGTTCTGCGCGACTTCCTCCACTGCCTCGCACTGCTTCGCGATGCGGTCGACGCGGCCGGGGTCGCCGGGGATGAGCGCGATGTCGTTCACGTCGCCGGGCTCGACGAGCAGGTGTGGCTGCTTGGCCATACCGGGTGAGTGACGCGTGCCGGCAAAAACGCCGTGGGTTCGCGGTTACTCGTCGGGCGCGACGGCGAGCCCGCGGACGCGGGTGTCGGCGTCGCTCGGCCACGAGACGGGGCGCGTGCTCCACGACGCGCCGCCGTCCGTCGACTCGTAGAGCCCGCGGTTCGTCGCCGCGAGGAACTGCTCGTCGTCGACGGCGGCGAGCGCGGGCGCGAGCAGGTCGCCCGCGGCGGGGAGGCCGCTCGCGCGCTCCCAGTCGCCGTCGTCGCGCGTGAAGACGGCCGCGCCGCCGTTCCGGTGCGCGGCGTCCGGGCCCGCGGCGGCGGCGACGACCCGTCGGTCCGGGTCGCCGGGGTCGACGGCGACGCTCCAGCAGTACGTGCGGTCGAGACCGCTTTCGAGCCACTCCCACGACCGGTTCGCGTTCGCGCTCTCCGCGTAGCCGTCGCCGGCGGCGGCGTAGACGCGCTCCGGGGCGTCCGGATGCGTGGCGACTTCGTGGGCGTCCCGCGGGCCGTCGGGCGCGCGGTCCTCCCACGTCTCCCCGCCGTCGGGCGTGTGCACGAGCGCGCCCGCCTCGACGGCGACGTAGACGCGCTCGGGGTCGGTCGCGTCGGGTTCGAGCCAGCGGACGTGGTGGGTGTCCGGCCGCGGCGGGAAACTCCAGTCGCGCCGCGAGCCGAGGTCGCGAAAGCCCGGGCACTCCGTCCACGGTTCGTCGCCGCGGCGGCGGTAGACGTGCGAGGGTTCGGTCCCCGCCCACGCGGTGCCGTCGGCTCCGTAGGCGACGGCGGTGACGGAGAACCCCTCGAACGTCCGGACTTCCGTCCACGTCGCCCCGCCGTCCGCCGTCTCGTGGAGGCCGTCGTCGGTCCCGCAGAGCGCGCGAGCGGGGTTGTCCGGGTGGACGGCGAGGCACGCCGGCGACGTTCCGGTGAGGGATTCGGTCGCCAGCCAGTCGTCCCTGACGGCGAGCACGCGGTCGGAGAGTGCGACGTAACAGACGGGCATGATTCCGCTCACGCGGCGCAGACCCTTAACGTTCGGCGCGCGCGGCGAGGAATTTTACCGGCCGGCGCGCTCGTCGAGGAACGCCGCGACCTCGTTCGCGGACGGCGCGGTCCGCGCGCCCGGCGACGCGGTGGCGAGCGCGCCGCAGGCGTTCGCGTACGCCAGCGCCTCCCGCGGCCCGCCGCCGGCGAGCGTGACGTGGACGAACCCGGCGGCGAACGCGTCCCCCGCGCCCGTCGTGTCCACGGTGTCCACGGAGAACCCGGGGTGTTCGACCGTGCCGTGACTCGTGTGGAGAATCGCGCCGCCCTCCCCGCGTTTCACGGCGACGACCGTTCCGGCGTCGACGAGGGCGTCGATGCCGATGCTCTGCGCCTCGCGGCCGTTGAGGAAGACGAGGTCGGCGAGCGCGAGCGTCTCGGAGAAGTCGCGGTCGTCGAGGCGGCGACCCGGGTCGAAGCTCACCGGGACGCCGGCGCGCCGCGCGACCGACGCGAGCCACGCCGCCGTCTCGGGCTTCTGACTCGTCAGGTGGAGGTGGCCCGCGTCCGCGACGAACGACCTCTCGACGTCACCCGGCTCCACGGCCTCGTTCGCGCCGTCGTTCCCGAGCACCATCACCTCGCCGCTCGGCGCGACGACGAGGTACTTCACGCTCGTCTCCGCGTCCGGGACGACGACGAGCTGCTCCAGCGTGATTCCCGCGGCGCGGAGGTCGCGGCGCGCCGCGAGGCCGTGCTCGTCGTCGCCGACGCTCCCGACGAGCCCCACCGACTCGTCGAGGCCGGCGAGCACGCTCGCCGCGTTCGCCGCGCTCCCGCCGCCCGCCCGGCGCTGCTCGGTGATCTTCGACTCGCCGTCGGGCTCGGGGAGCGCGTCGACGCGCAGCGTCACGTCCCAGTTCACGTGTCCAGCGACGACGACGTCGACCACGATACCCGCGCGTTCGCCCCCCGCGACGTTAAGCCTCGGGTTCCCACTCGCGAACGCCGCTCGCTGTGGGGACGCGGCGACCCGGAACGGCTCTGCCGCCGCCGCTGAAACCCCTTCCAGTCTCTGAGGGCTCCACGTAGATTCCCTCCGACTGCGGCCGACTGAGAGCTATCGTCCAGCCGACTGACACTCGCCGGGAAACGCCGTCTTCGACCCGGAGAACTCATAGTGGCACGGTCCATAGCCTGCGGCGCGCTCAGGACCGTCCGCGGGGGACGGGGGAGTCGAGATGACGGAGGAGAAACCAACGAAACGAATCGGTGTACTGAGCTTACACAACAGCAAGGAGACGAAGGCCATTCTGAACGCCGTCGAGGCGCTCGGCCACGAGCCCGTGTGGCTCCGCGAGGAGACGCTCTCCTTCGCGGTCGAGGACGGCAGCGGAGTCGTCGACCCGCCGGTCGACGCGGTCGTGAATCGTCTGCTGCTCGCGAAGAGCAACACGGCGCTCTCCGACCTCGGCGTCGTCGAACTCTTCGAGGACCGCGACGTCCCGGTGGTGAACCCGACGCGGGCGGTGTTGCGGACGACGTACGAGCCGGCGGCGCTCCGCGTGCTCGCGGACGCCGGCGTCCCCGTACCGAACACCTACCAGGACTTCGACGGGCTGAGCGACGATTCGACGGCCGCGGCCCGCTACGTCCGCAAACCGGTGCTCGGGACGAACGCGGCCGGCGTCTCTATCGCGGAGGAGAGCGACCACCGGCCGCCGGCGAGCCGCCGGACGCTCATCCAGGAGTTCGTCGACACGTCCGGCGACCGCGCGTCCGACGTCCGTGTGTACGTCGTCGGCGGCGACGTCGTCGGGGCGATGCGCCGGCACGCGCCCGACGACGACTGGCGGACGAACGTCGCCGTCGGCGGCGCGGTCGAGGACGTCACCGACACTATCGACGACGACGTGCGGGAGATGGCGGTCCGCGCGGTCGACGCGCTCGACCTCGACGCCGCCGGCGTGGACGTCATCGGGACGGGCGACCGCCCGTTCGTCCTCGAAGTCAACGCCACCGCCGGCTTCAAAGGCCTCTTCGACGCCACCGGGAGGAGCGTCGCGCCGCACATCGCGCGCCTCGCCATCGAGCGCGCCGGCGGCAGCGTGGACGAGGCTGGGTTCGCGGCGCACGAGACCAGCCTCGTCGACGAGTGGCCGGCGTGCGCGCCCGACCTCTCCGGCGACGACGCCTTTCGCACCGTCGGCTACACCGAGCAGGTCGACGTCGCCGCCGGCGGCGGCATCGAGACCGCCGTCGCGAAGTCGGACACGGGCGCGAAACGCAGCACGGTCGACCTGACGCTCGCCGCCCGCATCGGCGCGGGGCCGCTCGAAGGGACGACGAGCGTGCGCTCCGGGTCGAGCAAATCCAGCAGCTCCCGGCCGCTCGTCACGCTCGACATCCGCGTCGGCGACCGCTGGCACGAGGTGACCTGCGACGTCATCGACCGCGAACACATGAACTACCCCGTCCTCCTCGGCCGCGACATCCTCGACGACTACTTCGTCGACGTCTCGACGCGCGCGCCGACGGACGACAAAGCCGAGGAGTAGGCGGAATCAGTCGCCGCTCGGCCACGCCAGCCCCTTCGGACTCTCGGGCGGGCGGAGCGGACTCGCCGGGAGGCCCGGCGTCGGCTCCGGAGCGTTGTAGCCGACGGGCGCGACGTCGTTCGGACCGTCCGGGTAGAAGAGGCTCGCGAGCGCGTGGAGGTGCTCGCGGCCGACGCCGAGTTCGAACTGGCCGCCGCCGTAGAGCGCGATGCCTTCTCGCTCCGCGTAGTCGAGGAAGTCGAAGAGGGCTTCGAGCGTCCCGAACCGCGAGGGCTTGACGTTCAGCACCTCGGGGTCGACGGGGAGCGCCTTCACGTCGGCGACGGAGTGGACGGGCGCGTCGAAGGAGAGTCGGTCGGCGTTCGCCCGGAGGAGGTCTTCGGTCCCCGGCGTGAACGCGGCGTCCTCGACGACGGCGTCCGGGAAGCCGTCGAGGACGCGCCGGTAGAAGCCGAGGTCGACGGGATTGTCGACGTCCGTCCCCTCGTAGTAGCTCTTCAGGTCGACGACGCGGACGGCGTCGAGCGCCGCGAGCTCGCGGACGAGGTCGTCGCTCCAGTCGGGCGTCGGGTCGAGTTTGAACTCGAGCGTCGGGTCGACGTCCAGCCACGCCTCGACTCGTTTCGCCGTCGGGGGGTCGTCCGGGAGGCGGGTGGAGACGGCGAATCGAACGGCCGCGTACTCGCGGTCGAGGGCGGACGCGAGCGACTCGTCGGCCTGCTTCAGCGCGAGGTCGAGCGCCGCGGACTCGACGGCCCACCGGCGGTAGTTCCGGAAGTCCGCGCGACTCGGCGGGTCGGGCCAGAGCGCGGCGTCGTCGAGCGCGTCCGAGAACGAGTCGAGCGTGAACTCGCCGGTCGGGAGGTCGAGTGCCGCGCCGACATCCCGGTGAGCTTCGACGGCCGCCGCGACCGCCGCGTGGTCGTCCGCGTCGTAGGTGACGTCCTCCCCGCGACCCGTCGCCCCGTCGCCGGTCGCGGCGAAGGTCGTGGTGACGCGTTCGAACCCGCTCGACGTGTCCATTCGACGCTGCTCGGTCGCCCACGTTTCGACGGTGAGCGGGCGGTCCGCGAGGACCCCGTAGGTATGCACGAACATGCCTCGGTCGGGGAGCGACTTCGGTCTTCCGCCGCCGGCGGCGACGGCTCGGACCGAATCCGACGCGGGCGTCGGGGTCACGCGCCGCGAGTCGTCGTTGACGAAACTAAACAATCGGTTGCAGTCGGGCGGTTTTCCCGTTTCGAGGTTTCACTTTCACTCCGGTTTGGACATGGTTATAGCCGCGACCGTCCTATGGTTTGAGCGTACAGAATTCATCGATTCGAACCGGTCGATGTCCGGGGGCGACCAGTGGCGCGATGCACCGAAACCCGCAGCTATATGGGTGGTCGCGCTATACGATTTGGTCGTCTTCGAACGCCCGATAATCCCTAACCATGACACCCCAATCTCTCCCGAACACAGGTGGTATCGCCGATGAGTGACCGCTCGCTCTCCGCGGACGAACTGACCCTCCCCGTCAAGCGCGTCGACGGCGACACCATCGAGGAACGCCTCACCGCGAACGCCTACAGTAACATCCTCCCCGCCCGCTACCTCCAGCAGGACGCGCAGGGCAACCTCGTCGAGGACCAGGAGGACCTCTTCCGGCGCGTCGCGCGGAACATCGCGCTCGCCGAAGCCGTCTACGAGGCGGAGAACCAGGACCTCGAAGTCCTCGTCTCCCCCGACCAGCTGAAGCCCGACCACCCGCGCCGCGACGAGCTCGCCGCCGAAGTCTTCGGCGACGACGTCGACGCGGACGACACGGCGGTCGAGACCGAACTCACCGAGGAGAACGTCAACAAGTTCGCGTACGAGACCGTCGTCCCCGAGCTCCCCGACAGCGTGCGCGAGCACGTCGAGGCGAAAGCCGACGAGTTCGCCGACCTCATGGAGCACCTCTCCTTCATGCCGAACTCGCCGACGCTGATGAACGCCGGCGGCGAACTCCAGCAGCTCTCTGCGTGTTTCGTCGACTCTCCTGCGGACGACCTCACCGACATCCACCAGACCGCGAAGGAAGCCGCGGAGGTCTTCCAGTCCGGCGGCGGCATGGGGTACGCCTTCTGGAAGCTCCGACCGTTCGGCGACCCCGTCGGGAGCACGGGCGGTATCGCGTCCGGCCCCATCACGTTCATGCGGACGTTCGACCAGATGTGCGAGACCATCGCGCAGGGCGGCACGCGCCGCGGCGCGCAGATGGGTGTCATGCGCGTCAGCCACCCCGACGTCATCGAATTCATCCACGCGAAGAACAAGGACGTCTCCCTCGCGCACTGCCTCAAGCTCAACGACCCCGACGACTACACCTACACGTCGTTCAGCGAAGCGCTCGAAGAGGCGCGTAGCCTCATCGACGAGGACGGCAAAGTCCCGAAGCACCTCCGGAACGCCGTCGAAGGCCACCTCTCCAACTTCAACATCTCTGTCGGCGTCACGGACGGCTTCATGGACGCCCTGAAGAACGACGAGGAGTTCGTCTTCACGAACCCCCGCACCGAGGAACCGCACATCGCGACGGAGGAGACGAAGGAGATGTACTCCCGCTACGACCTCGGCGACTACGTCGAGCCCGGCGAGGAGCTCTCCATCCCCGCCGAAATCATCTGGGAGCGCATCGTCGAAGGCGCGCACGAGAACGGCGAACCCGGCGTCGTCTACCTCGAACGCATCAACAAGCTCCACTCCTTCGACGTCGAGAAACACCCCGACCACCAGATTCTCGCGACGAACCCCTGCGGCGAACAGCCGCTCGAGGAGTACGAGGCCTGTAACCTCGGTCACATCAACCTCTCCACCATCGCGGACCTCGACACGCCCGACTGGCGCGTGTTCACGCAGGAGAACGAGTTCGAGAGCCTCGAAGCCGCCGTCGACGCCTTCCTCGAGGAAGCCATCGACTTCGACGAGTTCGACTACCGCATCCAGGAGGGGACGCGCTTCCTGGAGAACGTCGTCACCATGTCGGACTTCCCCGTCGAGGAGATCGCGGACAAGGTCGGCTCGATGCGGAAGATCGGCCTCGGCGTCATGGGGCTCGCACAGCTCTACGTCCAGCTCGGCGTGCGCTACGGGAGCGACGAGGCGAACGAAATCGCCCGCCAGCTCATGGTCCACATCAACCACGGCTCGAAGGACGCGAGCCACGACCTCGCGGAGGAGCGCGGCTCCTTCGACGACTGGGGCGACTCGAAGTACGCGAACCCCACGGAGTACCGCGAGTGGTTCGAGCATTACACCGGCGAGTCCGCCGACGACTGGGAGGACGGCTACCCCATCCGCAACCACAACACGACGACCATCGCCCCCACCGGCACCACGTCGATGGTCGGGAACACCACGGGCGGCTGTGAGCCCATCTACAACGTCGCCTACTACAAGAACGTCTCCGACGACGTGCAGGGCGACGAGATGCTCGTCGAGTTCGACGACTACTTCCTCCGCACCCTCGAGGCGAACGACATCGACGTCGACGCCGTGAAGAAGGAGGCCGAACAGCAGATGGCGAGCAACGAGTTCGACGGCGTCACCGGCCTTTCCACTGTTCCGAACGCCATCGGTGAGCTCTTCGTCACCACCGGCGACCTCAGTGCGAAACAGCACGCCGCCATCCAGACCGCGTGTCAGGAGGGCGTCGACTCCGCCATCTCGAAGACGGTCAACGCCCCGAACGACTCCAGCCTCGAAGACGCGAAGGAGGTCTTCGAATACATCTACGACCACGGCGGGAAGGGCGTCACCTACTACCGCGACGGCACCCGCTCGAAGCAGGTGCTCACCACGCGCGCCGACAACGCCGACTTCGCCGACGTCGACGAAGACGAACTCGCGGAAGCCATCGTCGACCAGATTCAGGAGAACTTCGGCGGGCTCGCCGCCTTCCTCGACGACGAGAGCGTTCGCGCCGCGCTCGGCGAGGACGTCGACGCGCTCGTCGACGCCGCCGAGTCGAAGCAGGTCCGCCCGCGCCCCG
This sequence is a window from Halocalculus aciditolerans. Protein-coding genes within it:
- a CDS encoding NAD-binding protein; protein product: MAVSRDRFARSQFVFGATLAVGLLSIATGIVNMSGPTRGPLAAYLPPMVVETAAFTGALTGFLIVLSAFGLRRGLRAAWYAVVVLLPVTALQGFVQASVYSYPLVAASVVAFLSALLAYDRYDRALRLSTTQWAAALALGGVLAYGTVGTYALREQFTNVETLLDAFYYTLVTASTVGYGDMLPASQVARVFALSVLVLGVASFGIALGALIGPAIEARFAAALGRMTQSQLESLDNHVIVAGYGDLTEPILEELRADGVAFLVVTPDQSLGDTLSNRGMNVLVADPSDEEAFDRGGLDRARAVVAATNDDGEDALAILTARQLRPDIHIVAAASERENEPKLKRAGADTVISPAVIGGRLLVRSALGDREAETVADEVLEND
- a CDS encoding HPP family protein, giving the protein MLERLRRRCRAECRRAHRLERREARELRRWLEDTSNLTHASVLFFVPLLIGFVTLLSNELQIVSFLLFPPLASGTYTLFADPDGRYADPRKFVGGMSLGAFCGWLAVEATVLVASEPTSAIGVHSWAAALGIFLAGLLTWALDLEVPTAFSTSLLVLLTDPGRFITVLGFGVSTSFLYVVTVAVTTTIIAGVFVVWKREFYEQRARYLYRTTQGDDHVLVPAHGDHVTATGMFAARLAAAHDAGKVVLLDVVDDEARAAADAARALERRADRIETRIGVPCEVVVVVEDGLTGDTVLRTADETNCDLVVTPYEETDDGTITPLVRTLFRSDMDVVAFKSNTERTEWKRVMVPVRRASDIAHAMVDYAQRLAGRSGTVSVCSCIDAESERRDAESMLANLTEIADSRCETRVSRSRIEDFVERNDAHYDLVFVGASTDRTAASRFVFRPTFERIQDVETDVAVVHRGT
- a CDS encoding nucleoside phosphorylase; the protein is MAKQPHLLVEPGDVNDIALIPGDPGRVDRIAKQCEAVEEVAQNREYKVVNATYDGVDLTICSTGIGCPSAAIAVEELSKVGVETFVRVGTIGALQSEIEVGDMIVATGAAKEEGTSKRYESPVIPAVPDYGVLTSLVDAAEANDEDVHVGPIVSDDAFYNESEDFVDAWNDAGLLAVEMEAATVFSLARRKGLRAGAICTVDGNLVEGTQKGADSDEELPEKAKNNVERAIAITLDAVTDLA
- a CDS encoding adenosylcobalamin-dependent ribonucleoside-diphosphate reductase; translated protein: MSDRSLSADELTLPVKRVDGDTIEERLTANAYSNILPARYLQQDAQGNLVEDQEDLFRRVARNIALAEAVYEAENQDLEVLVSPDQLKPDHPRRDELAAEVFGDDVDADDTAVETELTEENVNKFAYETVVPELPDSVREHVEAKADEFADLMEHLSFMPNSPTLMNAGGELQQLSACFVDSPADDLTDIHQTAKEAAEVFQSGGGMGYAFWKLRPFGDPVGSTGGIASGPITFMRTFDQMCETIAQGGTRRGAQMGVMRVSHPDVIEFIHAKNKDVSLAHCLKLNDPDDYTYTSFSEALEEARSLIDEDGKVPKHLRNAVEGHLSNFNISVGVTDGFMDALKNDEEFVFTNPRTEEPHIATEETKEMYSRYDLGDYVEPGEELSIPAEIIWERIVEGAHENGEPGVVYLERINKLHSFDVEKHPDHQILATNPCGEQPLEEYEACNLGHINLSTIADLDTPDWRVFTQENEFESLEAAVDAFLEEAIDFDEFDYRIQEGTRFLENVVTMSDFPVEEIADKVGSMRKIGLGVMGLAQLYVQLGVRYGSDEANEIARQLMVHINHGSKDASHDLAEERGSFDDWGDSKYANPTEYREWFEHYTGESADDWEDGYPIRNHNTTTIAPTGTTSMVGNTTGGCEPIYNVAYYKNVSDDVQGDEMLVEFDDYFLRTLEANDIDVDAVKKEAEQQMASNEFDGVTGLSTVPNAIGELFVTTGDLSAKQHAAIQTACQEGVDSAISKTVNAPNDSSLEDAKEVFEYIYDHGGKGVTYYRDGTRSKQVLTTRADNADFADVDEDELAEAIVDQIQENFGGLAAFLDDESVRAALGEDVDALVDAAESKQVRPRPDTLHGVSQRVKTGYGKLYVTINEDPETGEPFELFANIGHSGGYTNSFTEALAKTISTALRSGVDPEEIVDELKGTRSPKVAWDRGEQINSIPDAIGTALERYVNDEVDKPVPRQQNLTELADDETPPATAEEADATASTSAAHETDGGAAAQSGGQGQDDTDATQDLIDAGELPECPECGSMDLYYSEGCKTCQGCGWSECS
- a CDS encoding carbohydrate kinase family protein, with translation MVDVVVAGHVNWDVTLRVDALPEPDGESKITEQRRAGGGSAANAASVLAGLDESVGLVGSVGDDEHGLAARRDLRAAGITLEQLVVVPDAETSVKYLVVAPSGEVMVLGNDGANEAVEPGDVERSFVADAGHLHLTSQKPETAAWLASVARRAGVPVSFDPGRRLDDRDFSETLALADLVFLNGREAQSIGIDALVDAGTVVAVKRGEGGAILHTSHGTVEHPGFSVDTVDTTGAGDAFAAGFVHVTLAGGGPREALAYANACGALATASPGARTAPSANEVAAFLDERAGR
- a CDS encoding WD40/YVTN/BNR-like repeat-containing protein yields the protein MPVCYVALSDRVLAVRDDWLATESLTGTSPACLAVHPDNPARALCGTDDGLHETADGGATWTEVRTFEGFSVTAVAYGADGTAWAGTEPSHVYRRRGDEPWTECPGFRDLGSRRDWSFPPRPDTHHVRWLEPDATDPERVYVAVEAGALVHTPDGGETWEDRAPDGPRDAHEVATHPDAPERVYAAAGDGYAESANANRSWEWLESGLDRTYCWSVAVDPGDPDRRVVAAAAGPDAAHRNGGAAVFTRDDGDWERASGLPAAGDLLAPALAAVDDEQFLAATNRGLYESTDGGASWSTRPVSWPSDADTRVRGLAVAPDE
- a CDS encoding enolase-like domain-containing protein — protein: MHTYGVLADRPLTVETWATEQRRMDTSSGFERVTTTFAATGDGATGRGEDVTYDADDHAAVAAAVEAHRDVGAALDLPTGEFTLDSFSDALDDAALWPDPPSRADFRNYRRWAVESAALDLALKQADESLASALDREYAAVRFAVSTRLPDDPPTAKRVEAWLDVDPTLEFKLDPTPDWSDDLVRELAALDAVRVVDLKSYYEGTDVDNPVDLGFYRRVLDGFPDAVVEDAAFTPGTEDLLRANADRLSFDAPVHSVADVKALPVDPEVLNVKPSRFGTLEALFDFLDYAEREGIALYGGGQFELGVGREHLHALASLFYPDGPNDVAPVGYNAPEPTPGLPASPLRPPESPKGLAWPSGD
- a CDS encoding ATP-grasp domain-containing protein, which produces MTEEKPTKRIGVLSLHNSKETKAILNAVEALGHEPVWLREETLSFAVEDGSGVVDPPVDAVVNRLLLAKSNTALSDLGVVELFEDRDVPVVNPTRAVLRTTYEPAALRVLADAGVPVPNTYQDFDGLSDDSTAAARYVRKPVLGTNAAGVSIAEESDHRPPASRRTLIQEFVDTSGDRASDVRVYVVGGDVVGAMRRHAPDDDWRTNVAVGGAVEDVTDTIDDDVREMAVRAVDALDLDAAGVDVIGTGDRPFVLEVNATAGFKGLFDATGRSVAPHIARLAIERAGGSVDEAGFAAHETSLVDEWPACAPDLSGDDAFRTVGYTEQVDVAAGGGIETAVAKSDTGAKRSTVDLTLAARIGAGPLEGTTSVRSGSSKSSSSRPLVTLDIRVGDRWHEVTCDVIDREHMNYPVLLGRDILDDYFVDVSTRAPTDDKAEE